In Arthrobacter burdickii, one DNA window encodes the following:
- a CDS encoding amidase — protein sequence MPIDVVEATIRDLREALVAGRTTSEELVTAYLQRIQAYDQDGIRLNAVVVMNPSALDEARASDERRARGEARGPLDGIPYTAKDSYKVKGLTVAAGSPAFQDLVAQQDAFTIGRLRDAGAILLGLTNMPPMANGGMQRGVYGRAESPYNADYLTAAFASGSSNGSGTATAASFAAFGLAEETWSSGRAPASNNGLCAYTPSRGVISVRGNWPLVPTMDVVVPHSRTMADLLEILDIIVADDDEARGDFWRIQPWIAIPPASSLRPDSYPSLAPRTPDDARRHLAGKRFGVPRMYINGDPDAGTASSPGLGGPTGQRIRTRDSILDLWAAARADLERAGAEVIEVDFPVVSNYEGDRPGAPTIRTRGLVSAGYLRSEIVDLSAWAWHDFLQANGDPHLDSLADVDGAGIFPPDSRALPDRYSGFDDDIAGYPGHIRAHGAVDLTDIPHLEEGLQGLEETRRVDLESWMEGLGLDAVLFPAAADVGPADCDTNPASADVAWRNGVWVSNGNLVPRHLGIPTVTVPMGMMHDIGMPVGLTFAGPAYRDTELLRLAAAFEATGSPRRSAPPRTPPL from the coding sequence ATGCCGATCGATGTCGTCGAAGCGACCATCCGGGACCTCCGCGAGGCCCTTGTGGCCGGCCGGACCACCAGTGAAGAACTCGTCACCGCCTACCTGCAGCGGATACAGGCCTACGACCAGGACGGGATACGGCTCAACGCCGTCGTCGTGATGAACCCCTCCGCCCTCGATGAGGCACGCGCCTCGGACGAGCGGAGGGCGCGCGGCGAGGCACGGGGACCGCTGGACGGCATCCCGTACACCGCGAAGGACAGCTATAAGGTGAAGGGCCTGACCGTCGCCGCCGGGTCACCGGCGTTCCAGGACCTCGTCGCCCAGCAGGACGCCTTCACCATCGGCCGGCTGCGCGACGCCGGAGCCATCCTCCTCGGCCTCACGAACATGCCCCCCATGGCCAACGGGGGGATGCAGCGCGGGGTGTACGGGCGGGCGGAAAGCCCCTACAACGCGGACTACCTCACCGCCGCGTTCGCCTCCGGATCGTCCAACGGGTCGGGGACGGCGACGGCAGCGAGCTTCGCCGCCTTCGGGCTCGCGGAAGAGACCTGGTCCTCCGGCCGGGCGCCGGCCTCGAACAACGGCCTCTGCGCCTACACGCCCTCGCGCGGCGTGATCTCCGTCCGCGGGAACTGGCCCCTCGTGCCCACCATGGACGTCGTCGTCCCCCACTCCCGCACCATGGCAGACCTGCTGGAGATCCTCGACATCATCGTCGCCGACGACGACGAGGCGCGCGGTGACTTCTGGCGCATCCAGCCGTGGATCGCCATCCCGCCGGCGTCGTCGCTGCGCCCGGACTCCTACCCGTCCCTCGCGCCCCGCACCCCCGACGACGCGCGCCGGCACCTCGCCGGGAAGCGCTTCGGCGTTCCGCGCATGTACATCAACGGGGACCCCGACGCCGGCACCGCGTCCTCCCCGGGACTCGGTGGGCCGACCGGGCAGCGCATCCGGACGCGGGACTCGATCCTGGACCTATGGGCGGCAGCTCGGGCCGACCTCGAACGGGCCGGGGCGGAAGTGATCGAGGTGGATTTCCCCGTCGTCTCCAACTACGAGGGCGACCGACCCGGCGCGCCGACCATCCGCACCCGTGGCCTGGTGAGCGCCGGATACCTGCGGAGCGAGATCGTCGACCTCTCGGCGTGGGCCTGGCACGACTTCCTGCAGGCGAACGGCGACCCGCACCTCGACTCGCTCGCCGACGTCGACGGCGCCGGCATCTTCCCTCCGGACAGTCGCGCGCTGCCCGACCGGTACTCGGGCTTCGACGACGACATCGCAGGATACCCCGGGCACATCCGTGCCCACGGGGCAGTCGACCTCACGGACATCCCGCATCTGGAGGAGGGACTGCAGGGGCTCGAGGAGACGCGACGGGTGGACCTCGAGTCCTGGATGGAGGGCCTCGGACTGGACGCCGTCCTCTTCCCCGCTGCAGCGGATGTCGGGCCGGCCGACTGCGACACCAACCCCGCGTCGGCGGACGTCGCCTGGCGGAATGGTGTGTGGGTGTCGAACGGGAACCTCGTCCCCCGACACCTCGGCATACCGACGGTCACCGTACCCATGGGGATGATGCACGACATCGGGATGCCCGTGGGACTGACGTTCGCCGGACCCGCCTACCGTGACACCGAGCTGCTGCGCCTCGCTGCGGCGTTCGAAGCCACGGGATCACCGCGACGATCAGCACCACCGCGGACCCCTCCCCTGTGA
- a CDS encoding MarR family winged helix-turn-helix transcriptional regulator, with the protein MATKDELLVLLRQFTIETDRYVEAASERDSLYRTDLQALGIMMGAASAGLTVTPGLLREELNLSSPATTALVDRLDSAGHVTRRRSDVDRRQVHLEMTEKARATGAMLFAPLARHISGVFDQYSDEQLALLLDMMRKVTDATVAAKNEARDDVGAS; encoded by the coding sequence ATGGCGACGAAGGACGAACTCCTGGTACTCCTGCGGCAGTTCACCATCGAGACAGACCGCTACGTCGAGGCCGCCAGCGAGCGCGACAGCCTTTACCGCACCGACCTCCAGGCCCTGGGCATCATGATGGGCGCGGCCAGTGCCGGCCTCACCGTCACCCCTGGGCTGCTCCGGGAGGAGCTGAACCTGAGCTCGCCGGCCACCACCGCGCTCGTCGACCGCCTCGATTCCGCAGGCCACGTCACGCGCCGCCGCAGCGACGTCGACCGCCGGCAGGTGCACCTGGAGATGACCGAGAAGGCGCGCGCCACGGGCGCGATGCTGTTCGCCCCGCTCGCCCGCCACATCAGCGGGGTGTTCGACCAGTACTCGGACGAGCAGCTCGCCCTGCTGCTCGACATGATGCGGAAGGTAACCGACGCCACGGTTGCCGCCAAGAATGAGGCGCGGGACGACGTCGGTGCTTCCTGA
- a CDS encoding MMPL family transporter, with amino-acid sequence MRNSWLRVLLPVVVVLIWLVGAAVGGPTFGRLEEVSSNDAASFLPASAESTEAGELQQRFSDSDAIPAVIVAESDTAIEPRNLGLYEEIGVALGEVEGLEPPAAGAPAVAGPIPSEDGLAVQYIAFVSSDAELAEVVGELRTVLTDELPDGVTGYVTGPAGFTNDLVEAFGGIDGILLGVALGAVFVILLAVYRSVVLPFLVLLTSVFALATSILLVFGFAKLDLIQLTGQSQGILSILVIGAATDYALLLVARFREALAEHELKWDAMRVAYRTSVAPILASGATVILGLLCLLFSDLNSNRSLGPIAAIGIAFSLGAALTFLPALLLLFGRGAFWPLRPRYHPRTAAAAPRGRHAAAAGPTGLEQVRGLWRRVALLVAGRPRVLWIASLLLLVAGSLGLTQLQAGGVPQSALILAPSNAVDGQEALGRHFDAGSGSPVYVVAPEADADAALAVVSAQEGVSDAALTADPGGAAVVEDGRVLISGTLEYQADSDRAEDVVRELRTTLDDAGPDALVGGVSAVAVDTNDTALADLGKIIPIVLLVILGVLVVLLRSILAPVLLVASVALSNATALGVSALVFNGVFGFEGADASVPLFAFVFLVALGVDYNIFLMTRVREESLRIGTRPGILRGLGVTGGVITSAGVVLAATFAALGVIPILFLAQIAFIVAFGVLLDTVLVRSLLIPALAYDIGPKIWWPSKLGAVPSAR; translated from the coding sequence ATGAGGAACAGCTGGTTGAGGGTGCTGCTGCCCGTCGTCGTCGTGCTGATCTGGCTGGTCGGGGCAGCGGTAGGTGGCCCGACCTTCGGCCGGCTCGAGGAGGTCTCCAGTAACGACGCCGCGTCCTTCCTGCCCGCGAGCGCCGAGTCCACGGAGGCGGGCGAGCTGCAGCAGCGGTTCAGCGACTCGGATGCCATTCCCGCGGTAATCGTCGCCGAATCTGACACGGCCATCGAGCCGCGGAACCTCGGCCTGTACGAGGAGATCGGGGTGGCGCTCGGTGAGGTGGAGGGGCTCGAACCGCCGGCCGCTGGGGCGCCCGCCGTCGCCGGACCCATCCCGTCCGAGGACGGGCTGGCCGTCCAGTACATCGCCTTCGTCTCCTCCGATGCCGAACTCGCAGAGGTGGTCGGGGAGCTGCGCACCGTCCTGACGGACGAACTGCCCGACGGCGTGACGGGATACGTGACCGGACCGGCGGGTTTCACGAACGACCTGGTGGAGGCATTCGGCGGCATCGACGGGATCCTGCTCGGCGTGGCGCTCGGAGCCGTGTTCGTCATCCTGCTGGCCGTCTACCGCTCCGTCGTCCTCCCGTTCCTGGTCCTCCTGACCTCGGTGTTCGCGCTCGCGACGTCGATCCTGCTGGTCTTCGGCTTCGCGAAGCTCGATCTGATCCAGCTCACCGGCCAGAGCCAAGGCATCCTGTCGATCCTCGTGATCGGCGCCGCCACGGACTACGCGCTGCTGCTCGTCGCACGCTTCCGTGAAGCGCTGGCGGAGCACGAGCTGAAGTGGGACGCGATGCGGGTGGCCTACCGGACGTCCGTGGCGCCGATCCTCGCGTCCGGTGCCACGGTGATCCTCGGGCTGCTGTGCCTGCTCTTCTCGGACCTCAACTCGAACCGGAGCCTCGGACCGATCGCCGCGATCGGCATCGCCTTCTCGCTCGGAGCAGCACTCACGTTCCTCCCGGCACTCCTGCTCCTCTTCGGCAGGGGCGCTTTCTGGCCGCTGCGCCCGCGCTACCACCCTCGGACCGCGGCCGCCGCACCCCGGGGCAGGCATGCGGCAGCCGCCGGACCCACCGGACTCGAGCAGGTCCGGGGCCTGTGGAGGCGGGTGGCCCTGCTGGTGGCCGGCCGCCCACGCGTCCTGTGGATCGCGTCCCTGCTTCTCCTCGTGGCCGGGTCCCTCGGACTGACCCAGCTGCAGGCCGGCGGGGTACCGCAGTCGGCCCTGATCCTGGCACCGTCGAACGCGGTCGACGGCCAGGAGGCGCTCGGCCGCCACTTCGACGCCGGGTCCGGCAGCCCGGTCTACGTCGTCGCACCGGAAGCCGATGCCGACGCCGCGCTCGCCGTCGTGTCCGCACAGGAGGGCGTCTCCGACGCCGCGCTGACCGCGGACCCCGGTGGCGCCGCCGTCGTCGAGGACGGCCGGGTGCTCATCAGCGGGACGCTCGAATACCAGGCGGATTCGGACCGGGCCGAGGACGTCGTCCGTGAACTGCGGACCACCCTCGACGACGCCGGCCCGGATGCCCTGGTAGGCGGTGTCAGTGCGGTGGCGGTGGATACCAACGACACCGCACTGGCGGACCTCGGGAAGATCATCCCGATCGTGCTGCTCGTCATCCTCGGAGTGCTGGTCGTCCTGTTGCGGTCCATCCTCGCGCCGGTGCTCCTCGTGGCCAGCGTCGCCCTCTCGAACGCGACGGCCCTGGGCGTCTCCGCGCTGGTGTTCAACGGCGTCTTCGGGTTCGAGGGCGCGGACGCCTCGGTGCCGCTCTTCGCCTTCGTGTTCCTGGTGGCGCTCGGCGTGGACTACAACATCTTCCTCATGACGCGGGTGCGGGAGGAATCGCTCCGGATCGGCACTCGGCCCGGGATCCTCCGCGGACTGGGGGTGACCGGAGGCGTGATCACCTCCGCCGGCGTCGTGCTGGCGGCGACCTTCGCGGCGCTCGGCGTGATCCCGATCCTCTTCCTCGCGCAGATCGCCTTCATCGTGGCGTTCGGTGTCCTGCTGGACACCGTGCTGGTGCGCTCGCTGCTGATCCCCGCCCTGGCGTACGACATCGGTCCGAAGATCTGGTGGCCCTCGAAGCTCGGCGCGGTGCCGTCGGCGCGGTAG
- a CDS encoding agmatine deiminase family protein, whose protein sequence is MPAEWARHDRTWMAFPPANDTFGQLGSSTLHRARAAWVRVAETLARYEPVTVLADPADVDAARTMLGAGIAIEAVPLDDAWLRDSGPTFVHGRDGAVDAVDWVFNGWGAQDWAAWSRDEHVGRAVAHLAGVGASQSMLVNEGGGFHIDGRGTVLLTDTVQLDPGRNPAATKESVEAEVHARLGTRHAVWLPRGLTRDYGEFGTRGHVDIVAAFTASRTLLLHRQDDPQHPDFEVTRLLRSALGSAVDAEGTPLTIIDVPAPTVIRDDDGFVDWSYINHYVANGVVILCAFDDPNDAVAADILAAAYPDRTIELVDARDIFAFGGGIHCITQQQPAPRNRQEMD, encoded by the coding sequence ATGCCCGCCGAATGGGCGAGGCACGACCGCACCTGGATGGCCTTCCCCCCGGCCAACGACACGTTCGGGCAGCTCGGCAGCAGCACGCTGCACCGGGCCCGGGCGGCGTGGGTCCGGGTCGCGGAAACCCTCGCCCGGTACGAGCCGGTCACGGTTCTCGCCGATCCTGCCGACGTGGACGCGGCGCGGACGATGCTGGGAGCGGGCATCGCCATCGAGGCCGTCCCCCTCGACGATGCATGGCTCCGAGACTCCGGGCCGACGTTCGTGCACGGGCGCGACGGAGCAGTGGACGCGGTCGACTGGGTGTTCAACGGGTGGGGAGCGCAGGACTGGGCCGCATGGTCCCGGGACGAGCACGTCGGCCGGGCCGTCGCACACCTCGCCGGGGTGGGCGCGTCGCAGAGCATGCTCGTGAACGAGGGCGGCGGATTCCACATCGACGGCCGCGGCACGGTCCTGCTGACCGACACCGTGCAGCTCGATCCCGGGCGGAACCCGGCGGCGACGAAGGAGTCCGTGGAAGCCGAGGTCCATGCCCGCCTGGGGACGCGCCATGCGGTCTGGCTGCCGCGCGGCCTGACGCGGGACTACGGCGAGTTCGGCACCCGGGGACACGTGGACATCGTCGCGGCATTCACCGCGTCCAGGACACTGCTCCTGCACCGGCAGGACGACCCCCAGCACCCGGACTTCGAGGTGACCCGCCTCCTGCGCTCCGCGCTCGGCTCGGCCGTCGACGCCGAGGGCACGCCGCTGACGATCATCGACGTGCCCGCGCCCACCGTCATCCGCGACGACGACGGATTCGTCGACTGGTCCTACATCAACCACTACGTCGCCAACGGCGTCGTCATCCTCTGCGCCTTCGACGACCCGAACGACGCGGTGGCCGCCGACATCCTCGCCGCCGCGTACCCGGACCGGACCATCGAACTGGTGGACGCCCGCGACATCTTCGCCTTCGGCGGAGGAATCCACTGCATCACCCAGCAGCAGCCGGCCCCGCGAAACCGTCAGGAGATGGACTGA
- the pabB gene encoding aminodeoxychorismate synthase component I has protein sequence MPAETPLLIAIDGRSGAGKTTLAVELAALLREHHTVSLFHLEEIYPGWDGLGDGIDRYVNRVVRPLKAGRTARWNAWNWEEGRDGPERTTPAAEIVLLEGVGAAAAAARAHLDVVLWVEADEEIRRRSALQRDGDTYAPFWQRWADQESAWLTSDDPCAAADVVVQGHHGPQPRAIRLALTALPACAVLLAPERAGRRGLTVDCERIDAVPDPAALFSALYGSAPTAAWLDSSDAGTSAAQQPGGRSRFSVLADSGGVFGQQALHRAGITEITAGAVTTRIREPFFRWLEDVWGRRAIRTPQVPGCEFGLGWLGYLGYELKRETGGTDSAPGGDALPDAALLFAGRAVVIDHDHGAVFLLSLSDGRPDPECDAWLRRARDAVAAPPPAPPSPPSPPLGVPRFAVRDSREEYLGKIRRAQDEIAEGNTYEVCLTTSLSARVERTDPLSAYLRLRTASPAPFAHFLRFPGFAIASTSPERFLELTADGRMRAEPIKGTRGRSADPDTDAALAEDLRTSEKDRAENIMIVDLLRNDLSHHAVPGSVTVSRLCAIETYATVHQMVSTIDARLRPGSARAGVIASAFPAGSMTGAPKISTMAILDRLEGAPRGPYSGAAGYFSLTGAADLAVVIRTLVLQDDDGGTRLTLGVGGAITADSDPAEEWDEVRVKARGVLSALGATFPAPD, from the coding sequence GTGCCTGCCGAGACACCCCTGCTCATCGCGATCGACGGCCGCTCCGGCGCCGGCAAGACCACCCTCGCCGTGGAACTCGCGGCACTCCTCCGCGAGCACCACACCGTCAGCCTCTTCCACCTCGAGGAGATCTACCCCGGGTGGGACGGGCTCGGCGACGGCATAGACCGCTACGTGAACCGCGTGGTTCGCCCCCTGAAGGCGGGACGGACCGCGCGATGGAACGCCTGGAACTGGGAGGAGGGCCGGGACGGGCCCGAGCGCACGACGCCGGCCGCCGAGATCGTCCTCCTCGAAGGAGTCGGCGCCGCGGCCGCCGCAGCCCGCGCCCACCTGGACGTCGTTCTCTGGGTGGAGGCCGACGAGGAGATCCGGCGCCGCTCCGCCCTCCAGCGCGACGGCGACACCTACGCGCCCTTCTGGCAGCGCTGGGCGGACCAGGAATCGGCGTGGCTGACCTCCGACGATCCGTGCGCCGCCGCCGACGTCGTCGTACAGGGCCACCACGGCCCGCAGCCCCGGGCGATCCGGCTCGCACTCACCGCCCTGCCCGCCTGCGCCGTCCTGCTGGCGCCGGAGCGTGCGGGACGGCGCGGGCTCACGGTCGACTGCGAGCGCATCGACGCGGTCCCGGACCCCGCCGCACTCTTCTCCGCGCTGTACGGCAGCGCCCCCACCGCCGCATGGCTCGACAGCTCCGACGCCGGCACCTCAGCGGCTCAGCAGCCCGGCGGCCGCAGCCGGTTCAGCGTCCTCGCCGATTCCGGCGGCGTCTTCGGGCAGCAGGCGCTGCACCGGGCCGGGATCACGGAGATCACCGCCGGAGCAGTCACGACCCGCATCCGCGAGCCCTTCTTCCGCTGGCTCGAGGACGTCTGGGGGCGCAGGGCCATCCGGACGCCCCAGGTGCCCGGATGCGAGTTCGGGCTCGGGTGGCTGGGCTACCTCGGGTACGAGCTGAAGCGGGAGACGGGGGGCACGGACTCCGCGCCTGGCGGCGATGCCCTGCCCGACGCCGCGCTCCTCTTCGCCGGCCGCGCCGTCGTCATCGACCACGACCACGGCGCCGTCTTCCTGCTGTCCCTCTCGGACGGACGGCCGGATCCGGAATGCGACGCCTGGCTCCGGCGGGCACGGGACGCCGTCGCGGCGCCGCCCCCCGCTCCCCCGTCGCCCCCGTCGCCCCCGCTGGGCGTGCCCCGCTTCGCCGTCCGCGACTCGCGCGAGGAGTACCTCGGGAAGATCCGCCGGGCGCAGGACGAGATTGCGGAGGGCAACACCTACGAGGTGTGCCTGACGACGTCGCTGTCCGCACGCGTGGAACGGACCGACCCGCTCTCCGCGTACCTCCGCCTGCGCACCGCGAGTCCCGCGCCGTTCGCACACTTTCTCCGCTTCCCGGGCTTCGCCATCGCGAGCACGTCGCCCGAGCGTTTCCTGGAACTCACCGCTGACGGCCGGATGCGGGCGGAACCGATCAAGGGGACCCGTGGCCGCTCGGCCGACCCGGACACCGACGCGGCCCTCGCCGAGGACCTCAGGACCTCGGAGAAGGACCGTGCGGAGAACATCATGATCGTGGACCTCCTCCGCAACGACCTCTCGCACCACGCCGTGCCGGGCTCGGTGACGGTCAGCCGGCTGTGCGCCATCGAGACCTATGCCACCGTGCACCAGATGGTCAGCACGATCGACGCCCGGCTGCGGCCCGGAAGCGCCCGCGCAGGCGTCATCGCGTCGGCGTTCCCCGCCGGCTCGATGACCGGCGCGCCCAAGATCAGCACCATGGCGATCCTGGACCGCCTCGAGGGAGCCCCGCGCGGCCCGTACTCCGGAGCCGCGGGCTACTTCAGCCTCACCGGCGCCGCCGACCTCGCCGTCGTGATCCGCACCCTCGTCCTGCAGGACGACGACGGCGGCACCCGCCTGACGCTCGGTGTGGGCGGCGCGATCACCGCCGATTCCGACCCGGCGGAGGAGTGGGACGAAGTGCGTGTCAAGGCCCGCGGCGTCCTGTCGGCGCTGGGCGCCACCTTCCCCGCCCCGGACTGA
- a CDS encoding GAF domain-containing protein — translation MNRQAHVQRIREALSSTGLGFEDVWLRYYSLGGLVSQFEIEAYVGGVLELPVEECDLLADAMNELLAEAQGEGGFRVPRCSEHRLDAAQESPKDSRRALGLAGAFLFTDEEQEVERLDAVSRTGLLDTGQEERFDRITREAKEYFQCSSVIIALIDDHRQFLKSVIGPIQQNMPREISFCNATIRNAGALIVRNALEDDRFRHNPLVLGEPYIRFYAGYPLRGPGGWTVGTLCVIDQEPRDYSHRDGRKLRVLARAVEDEINGPRSLP, via the coding sequence ATGAATCGGCAGGCACACGTGCAACGGATCAGGGAGGCGCTGTCCAGCACGGGCCTGGGCTTCGAGGACGTGTGGCTCCGCTATTACTCGCTGGGTGGGCTTGTCTCCCAGTTCGAGATCGAAGCCTATGTGGGCGGTGTGCTGGAACTGCCCGTCGAGGAGTGCGACCTGCTGGCCGACGCGATGAACGAACTCCTGGCCGAGGCTCAGGGGGAGGGGGGTTTCCGGGTTCCACGGTGCTCCGAACACCGGCTGGACGCAGCACAGGAGTCCCCGAAGGATTCCCGGCGGGCACTCGGCCTCGCCGGAGCCTTCCTATTCACCGACGAGGAGCAGGAAGTCGAGCGGCTCGACGCGGTGTCGCGCACCGGACTGCTCGATACCGGCCAGGAGGAGCGCTTCGACAGGATCACGAGGGAAGCCAAGGAGTACTTCCAGTGCAGTTCGGTCATCATCGCACTGATCGACGACCACCGGCAGTTCCTCAAATCCGTCATCGGCCCGATCCAGCAGAACATGCCGAGGGAGATCTCCTTCTGCAACGCCACCATCCGGAACGCAGGGGCACTGATCGTGCGGAACGCGCTCGAGGACGATCGCTTCCGGCACAACCCGCTCGTTCTCGGGGAGCCGTACATCCGCTTCTACGCCGGCTACCCGCTGCGCGGGCCGGGCGGGTGGACGGTCGGCACCCTCTGCGTGATCGACCAGGAACCACGGGACTACTCCCACCGCGACGGCAGGAAGCTGCGGGTGCTGGCGCGCGCTGTGGAGGACGAGATCAACGGCCCCCGAAGCCTTCCCTGA
- a CDS encoding methyltransferase domain-containing protein: MSDEVYSHGHHPSVTTAHATRTVASSAAYLEPYLEAGMDLLDIGCGPGSITAGFADIVAPGSVIGIDSSADVVAQAAETHRDLANVEFREGNVYDLDFADESFDVVHAHQLLQHVADPVAALREMRRVVRPGGIVAARDADFGAMAWHPAVEELEEWRTLYRDLARGNRGEPDAGRRLPGWASAAGFAHVEVSSSNWTYATPEERSFHAGSWADRVLHSAFAEQTLDRGLADQQTLDRLAEGWRRWARMDDAVFLMPSVEILARD, translated from the coding sequence ATGAGCGATGAGGTCTATTCCCACGGACACCACCCGAGCGTGACCACGGCGCACGCGACGCGGACGGTCGCGTCCTCCGCCGCCTACCTCGAGCCCTACCTGGAGGCAGGCATGGACCTGCTGGACATCGGGTGCGGCCCCGGGAGCATCACCGCAGGGTTCGCGGACATCGTGGCACCGGGATCGGTGATCGGCATCGACAGCTCGGCGGACGTGGTCGCCCAGGCGGCCGAAACGCACCGGGACCTCGCGAACGTGGAATTCCGTGAGGGGAACGTCTACGACCTCGACTTCGCGGACGAGTCCTTCGATGTCGTCCATGCGCACCAGCTCCTCCAGCATGTCGCCGACCCGGTGGCCGCGCTCCGCGAGATGCGGCGCGTGGTGCGTCCCGGCGGCATCGTCGCCGCGCGCGACGCCGACTTCGGGGCCATGGCTTGGCATCCGGCGGTCGAGGAACTGGAGGAGTGGAGGACGCTGTACCGCGACCTGGCGCGCGGCAACCGCGGCGAGCCGGATGCCGGACGGAGGCTCCCGGGCTGGGCGTCCGCCGCCGGCTTCGCGCACGTGGAGGTGTCGTCGTCGAACTGGACCTACGCCACCCCCGAGGAGCGCAGCTTCCACGCCGGGTCCTGGGCGGATCGCGTCCTGCACTCGGCCTTCGCGGAGCAGACCCTCGACCGTGGGCTCGCCGACCAGCAGACACTCGACCGCCTGGCCGAGGGTTGGCGCAGGTGGGCGCGGATGGACGACGCCGTGTTCCTCATGCCGAGCGTGGAGATCCTCGCGCGGGACTGA
- a CDS encoding LysE family transporter, which yields MNPSLWLALLGAGTLISFVPGAGAVNTMSNALTVGFRRSIWGILGQQAALLVHIGIAAAGVGILVANSPLAFNLIRYTGAAYLAYLGVRKFLQKPERSDIRALQGDEGAFSMFRRGVWVNLLNPKAIVFFLALIPQFIRPEEPLPAQYGVLAATVIGIDVLVMWFFYAGTARSFRRFTQDDRGQVLLNRTFGSLFVGVGALLALA from the coding sequence GTGAATCCCTCCCTCTGGCTGGCGCTGCTCGGCGCCGGAACGCTGATCAGCTTCGTTCCCGGCGCCGGCGCCGTGAACACCATGAGCAACGCCCTGACGGTCGGCTTCCGCCGTTCCATCTGGGGCATCCTCGGGCAGCAGGCCGCGTTGCTGGTGCACATCGGCATCGCCGCGGCCGGCGTCGGGATCCTCGTCGCCAACTCACCCCTCGCCTTCAACCTCATCCGGTACACGGGCGCTGCCTACCTCGCATACCTCGGCGTCCGGAAGTTCCTCCAGAAGCCCGAGCGCAGCGACATCCGTGCACTGCAGGGTGATGAGGGAGCCTTCTCGATGTTCCGGCGCGGCGTGTGGGTCAACCTGCTCAACCCGAAGGCCATCGTGTTCTTCCTCGCCCTCATCCCGCAGTTCATCCGGCCGGAGGAACCGCTGCCCGCCCAGTATGGGGTGCTCGCCGCGACCGTCATCGGCATCGACGTCCTGGTCATGTGGTTCTTCTACGCCGGCACCGCGCGCTCCTTCCGCCGCTTCACGCAGGACGACCGCGGACAGGTCCTCCTGAACCGCACCTTCGGTTCGCTCTTCGTCGGCGTCGGCGCGCTGCTCGCCCTGGCCTGA
- a CDS encoding low molecular weight protein-tyrosine-phosphatase produces the protein MYRIVTVCTGNICRSPMAELMLTHAFAKAGMAGDVVVDSAGTTDWEAGRPIDERAATKLTELGIESHLHRARRFEPGWYRERHLILALDLDHYRELRSEAPNDDARDRIHLLREFDPSTTDTDLEELGIYDPWYGDASDFEATWRMVDAAVDGVVRYVRNELDADGSDG, from the coding sequence ATGTACCGCATCGTCACCGTCTGTACCGGCAATATCTGTCGCTCCCCCATGGCCGAGCTCATGCTGACCCATGCCTTCGCGAAGGCCGGCATGGCAGGCGACGTCGTCGTGGATTCCGCGGGCACCACCGACTGGGAGGCGGGCCGCCCCATCGACGAGCGCGCGGCGACGAAGCTGACCGAACTCGGCATCGAGAGCCACCTGCACCGGGCCCGCCGTTTCGAACCGGGCTGGTACCGCGAGCGGCACCTCATCCTCGCCCTCGACCTGGACCACTACCGCGAGCTGCGGTCGGAAGCACCGAACGACGACGCCCGGGACAGGATCCACCTGCTGCGCGAGTTCGATCCCTCGACGACGGACACCGACCTCGAGGAGCTGGGCATCTACGACCCCTGGTACGGCGACGCGAGCGACTTCGAAGCCACCTGGCGGATGGTCGACGCCGCGGTGGACGGCGTCGTCCGCTACGTCCGCAACGAGCTCGACGCCGACGGTTCGGACGGCTGA